CGCGAACCGGGCACGCGCAGCATGTCGCCAAACGACACCATGATCGTGTCCGGCATGGCAGCGATGGCGATGGCCTGATCGATGATCGCCTGCGGCGTGACGCAGACCGGGCAGCCGGGGCCGTGAATCATGTCGATGCCGGACGGCAGAAGCTGGTCGATGCCGTGGCGGATGATCGAGTGCGTCTGCCCGCCGCAGACTTCCATCAGCCGCCAGGGGCGCGTCGTGATGCGGTGGATTTCGTCCAACACCTCGCGCACGCGCCGTGCGTCGCGGTATTCGGTGAGGTGCTTCATCGTGCCGCGTCCTCATCCGGGGATTCGCCGAGTTCTTCGTCCAGGATGCCGACCTCAATCATAAGCTGGAGCGTCTTTTGCGCCTCGACCTCGTCGATCACGTTCAGCGCGAAGCCGACGTGAATAATCGTATAGTCGCCGATTTGCGCTTCGGGCACGTAGGCCAGGCAGGCTTCTTTGATCACGCCGCCGAAGTCCACCTTGCCCATGCGCAGACCGTGCTGTTCGTAGATCTCAACAATCTTACCGGGGATGCCAAGACACATTTTTCTGACTCCTCTAGAATCCGTTGGCTGCGGCGCAGGCTGCGACCGCTGTCTGACCGAGCGCCAGCCCGCCATCGTTGGGCGGGACGAGACGGTGGGTGTAGACGGTGAATCCGGCGGTACGCAGCAGTGGGACCGCTTTTTGCAATAGTGTGACGTTCTGCCAGACGCCGCCGCTCAAGGCGACCGCGTCCAGGCCGGTGCGTTCGCGGGCCAGCAGGCAGGCATCGCGGACGATGTGGGCGACGCCGTTATGGAAGCGCGCGGCGATGGTGGAAATGGGTACGCCCGCGCGTCCATCCGCGATCAACGCGCGCAGTGCCGGGGCGGGATCGAGCAAGGTGGGGGCATCGCCGCCGAGTTCGCGTAAATCGAACGGATACACGCCCATTTCGTCGGGATCGACGCGCGCCTCGAACCAGATCGCAGCCTGGGCCTCGTAGGTGACCGTTTGCAGCAGGCCCGCCAGCGCCGCCGCTGCATCGAACAGACGGCCCATGCTGGACGTATCCGGCGCGTTGAGTCGCTTTTCGATCTGCTGGCCCAGGATCGTTTGCTCCTGGGCGGTGGCCGCAATCACCGGAGCGAGATCCGATTCCCACGGTATGTCCGCCGCCCATAAGTGCGCCAGCGCCGCGCGGTAGGGGCGCAGCGTGGCCGCGTCGCCGCCGGGCAACGGGATGTAGCGCAGGTGCGCGAAGCGCTGGTAACCCTCGTAACCGCCGATCAGAATCTCGCCGCCCCAGATCGCCCCATCCGGTCCCAGGCCGGTCCCGTCGAAGATGACGCCGATGGCCTGTTCGCCGGGCGGCAGGTCGTGTTCCGCGAGCACGCTGGCAAGGTGCGCATGATGGTGCTGGACGGCGACGTGCGGCAGGCCGTCGCGCTCGGCGCGCTGGATCGCGTAGCGGGTGGCGCGGTAGTCGGGGTGGGCGTCATGGGCGATGACCTCTGGCCGGACGCGGAACAGGCGCTCCATGTGCTCAACGCTGTGCTCGTACGATTGCAGCGCGTCGTAATTCGCCAGATCGCCGATGTGCTGGCTCATGAAGGCGCTGCGGTCGCGCGCGAGGCAGAAGGTGTTTTTCATCTCCGCGCCCGCCGCCAGCAGCGGCACGGACTCGAAGGGCAGGGCGAGTGGGCCGGGCGCGTACCCGCGCGAACGGCGCAGCGGCAGGACGGTGTCGCCCAGCACGCGCACCACAGAATCGTCGC
This window of the Aggregatilinea lenta genome carries:
- the hypF gene encoding carbamoyltransferase HypF, with translation MSDIAAYRIHVTGIVQGVGFRPFIYGLALRHALLGWVRNTSAGVDIEVSGPPDALDAFAHEIAAEAPPLARIEQVSVTPIAPNGYAKFEILHSAAQEGAYQPISPDVCICDDCLREIFDPADRRYRYAFTNCTNCGPRFTIIQDIPYDRPETTMAPFEMCPACRAEYEDPLNRRFHAQPNACPDCGPRLQLVSAPSREALPGWDALPPDEIASARALLAAGHVVAIKGLGGFHLACDATNPDAVRTLRQRKGRAAKPFAVMLFDLPTVERYCEVSPAAAEALTSRERPIVLLPLKPGTDLAGEVAPELSELGVMLPYTPLHYLLLEPAEGFPPALVMTSGNFSEEPIATRSEDALDRLAPLADAFLLHDRAIHIRCDDSVVRVLGDTVLPLRRSRGYAPGPLALPFESVPLLAAGAEMKNTFCLARDRSAFMSQHIGDLANYDALQSYEHSVEHMERLFRVRPEVIAHDAHPDYRATRYAIQRAERDGLPHVAVQHHHAHLASVLAEHDLPPGEQAIGVIFDGTGLGPDGAIWGGEILIGGYEGYQRFAHLRYIPLPGGDAATLRPYRAALAHLWAADIPWESDLAPVIAATAQEQTILGQQIEKRLNAPDTSSMGRLFDAAAALAGLLQTVTYEAQAAIWFEARVDPDEMGVYPFDLRELGGDAPTLLDPAPALRALIADGRAGVPISTIAARFHNGVAHIVRDACLLARERTGLDAVALSGGVWQNVTLLQKAVPLLRTAGFTVYTHRLVPPNDGGLALGQTAVAACAAANGF
- a CDS encoding HypC/HybG/HupF family hydrogenase formation chaperone — its product is MCLGIPGKIVEIYEQHGLRMGKVDFGGVIKEACLAYVPEAQIGDYTIIHVGFALNVIDEVEAQKTLQLMIEVGILDEELGESPDEDAAR